Proteins found in one Zea mays cultivar B73 chromosome 1, Zm-B73-REFERENCE-NAM-5.0, whole genome shotgun sequence genomic segment:
- the LOC100283050 gene encoding Zinc-finger homeodomain protein 2 — MDFDEHDDGDEEMTPMPVSSSYDAPMQPGLGLGGGGGETPKHGDSAGAGSFRTPPAGGFGGGGAGAGAGAGGGGATRYRECLKNHAVGIGGHAVDGCGEFMAAGEEGSIDALRCAACGCHRNFHRKESDNSPAGGGGVAPPDPAAALSPAAITAYGAAVAAHHHQFSPYYRTPAGYFLHQQLAAAAGHMQRPLALPSTSHSLGREEGDDVSGLIGPMVVAPMMGMSLGPGGGPSGGSSGGSGSGKKRFRTKFTQEQKDRMLAFAERLGWRIQKHDEAAVQQFCEEVCVKRHVLKVWMHNNKHTLGKKP, encoded by the coding sequence ATGGACTTCGACGAGCACGATGACGGCGACGAGGAGATGACGCCGATGCCCGTGAGCTCGAGCTACGATGCGCCGATGCAGCCGGGGCTGGGACTGGGCGGAGGAGGCGGCGAGACCCCGAAGCACGGGGATTCTGCTGGAGCCGGGAGCTTCAGGACGCCGCCAGCAGGCGGCTTCGGGGGAGGAGGCGCAGGCGCAGGCGCAGGCGCAGGCGGTGGCGGGGCCACCAGGTACCGGGAGTGCCTCAAGAACCACGCGGTCGGCATCGGCGGGCACGCGGTGGACGGCTGCGGCGAATTCATGGCCGCTGGCGAGGAGGGCTCCATCGACGCGCTGCGCTGCGCGGCCTGCGGCTGCCACCGCAACTTCCACCGCAAGGAGTCCGACAACTCGCCAGCGGGAGGCGGGGGCGTCGCGCCGCCCGATCCCGCCGCCGCCCTGTCCCCGGCCGCCATCACAGCCTACGGCGCCGCCGTGGCGGCGCACCACCACCAGTTCTCCCCCTACTACCGCACCCCTGCCGGGTACTTCCTGCACCAGCAGCTGGCGGCCGCCGCCGGGCACATGCAGCGCCCGCTCGCGCTGCCGTCCACCTCCCACTCGCTGGGGCGCGAAGAGGGCGACGACGTGTCCGGGCTGATCGGCCCCATGGTGGTGGCGCCCATGATGGGCATGTCGCTGGGCCCGGGCGGCGGCCCGTCGGGGGGCTCGTCCGGCGGCTCGGGGTCCGGCAAGAAGCGGTTCCGCACCAAGTTCACGCAGGAGCAGAAGGACCGGATGCTGGCGTTCGCGGAGCGGCTGGGGTGGCGCATCCAGAAGCACGACGAGGCCGCCGTGCAGCAGTTCTGCGAGGAGGTCTGCGTCAAGCGCCACGTGCTCAAGGTGTGGATGCACAACAACAAGCACACCCTCGGCAAGAAGCCATGA